In Gossypium arboreum isolate Shixiya-1 chromosome 5, ASM2569848v2, whole genome shotgun sequence, a single genomic region encodes these proteins:
- the LOC108464920 gene encoding receptor like protein 26-like — protein sequence MNFLSSVEQILRKHLSILDFRFDSLQGPLPTPPQAMHFFLISNNELVGEIPSKICNLSFLSVLDLSTNNLGGTIPDCLKNFSIQRSMVILGTVNLNVNQLEGSIPQSLKNCHSKLPHLQVLVLRSNRFHGDIQNFNGTFSFSSLRMIDLSQNEFTGHIPPELFENLKSMKDMQVDESGPEYIRLDYYQDSVIITMKGSDFELERILTFFIVVDFSSNHFKGSIPKEVGELNSLIVLNFSHNRLASNIPPSLGKMTALESLDLSSNKLQGRILVQLTDLKNLGELNLSHNNLEGQILLDNHFDTFSNDSFDGNFGLCGFPFNGLWKWTSAWIEYGIHSFHNWETPLASEDDQAKPTKEKKDPNGRRKN from the exons ATGAACTTCTTGTCTAGCGTTGAGCAAATTCTAAGGAAGCATCTGTCTATTTTGGACTTTCGCTTCGATTCACTTCAAGGACCACTTCCAACTCCACCACAGGCAATGCATTTTTTCTTAATCTCAAACAATGAGTTGGTTGGAGAGATCCCTTCCAAGATTTGCAATTTGAGTTTTCTTTCTGTACTTGACTTGTCTACTAACAATTTGGGTGGAACTATTCCAGATTGTCTTAAGAATTTTAGCATCCAGCGTTCAATGGTTATTTTGGGAACAGTTAATCTGAATGTTAACCAACTTGAAGGATCAATTCCGCAGTCACTAAAGAATTGCCACA GTAAGCTTCCACATCTGCAAGTTCTTGTCCTTCGATCTAATAGATTCCATGGTGAcatacaaaattttaatggaacaTTTTCCTTCAGTAGCCTTCGAATGATTGATCTCTCTCAAAATGAGTTCACTGGTCATATCCCACCCGagctatttgaaaatttaaaatcaatGAAAGATATGCAGGTAGACGAAAGTGGTCCAGAGTACATTAGACTAGATTATTATCAAGACTCTGTAATTATAACAATGAAAGGGTCGGATTTCGAACTTGAGAGAATTTTAACTTTTTTCATAGTTGTTGATTTTTCAAGCAACCATTTCAAGGGGTCGATTCCTAAAGAAGTTGGAGAACTTAACTCACTCATTGTGCTCAACTTCTCGCACAATAGATTAGCAAGTAATATCCCACCATCACTTGGAAAAATGACAGCACTTGAATCATTGGATCTCTCGTCAAACAAGCTTCAAGGAAGAATCCTAGTGCAGTTAACTGACTTGAAAAATCTTGGAGAATTGAATCTTTCTCATAACAATCTTGAGGGGCAGATACTGTTAGATAATCATTTCGATACTTTCTCAAACGATTCCTTCGATGGCAACTTCGGATTATGTGGATTTCCATT CAATGGGTTATGGAAGTGGACTAGTGCTTGGATTGAGTATGGGATACATAGTTTTCACAACTGGGAGACCCCGTTGGCTAGTGAAGATGATCAAGCGAAACCCACAAAAGAGAAGAAGGATCCAAATGGAAGGAGAAAGAATTAG